From Carya illinoinensis cultivar Pawnee chromosome 5, C.illinoinensisPawnee_v1, whole genome shotgun sequence, one genomic window encodes:
- the LOC122311431 gene encoding transcription factor MYB106-like, with protein sequence MGRSRCCEKEGLKKGRWTPEDDQKLLAYIEEHGHGSWRALPAKAGLQRCGKSCRLRWTNYLRRDIKRGKFSLQEEKTIIQLHALLGNRWSAIATHLPKRTDNEIKNYWNTHLSKRLTKMGIDPMTHKPKMDGLGTGSGDSKDAANLRHMAQWENARLEAEARLVRESKLLVSNPIQQQVMISSAPAQNINKTLTQPALPPCLDVLKAWQVLQGLWSKSTGAGIFPVAGDHDLESPTFTVNAFPIQSTVALTENQVAAALDFAANSSVTCGVGIIKEACQMQGELKERWDNTMSLQEMTYTTESAWLAASFRAMSENTPPSNIVEAGFTDILAYNGDDKNLLLAGDKIMENGDKTCSGNFEENINHYWNSILNLVNNPSSSTGSPCF encoded by the exons ATGGGCAGGTCTCGATGCTGCGAGAAGGAGGGGCTGAAGAAAGGGCGCTGGACGCCTGAGGATGACCAGAAGCTTTTGGCTTACATTGAAGAACACGGCCATGGAAGCTGGCGAGCTTTGCCCGCAAAGGCTG GGCTTCAGAGATGTGGGAAGAGCTGTAGGCTGAGATGGACCAATTATCTCAGACGTGATATCAAAAGAGGAAAGTTCAGCTTGCAGGAAGAAAAGACCATCATTCAGCTTCATGCTCTTCTTGGGAACAG ATGGTCCGCAATTGCAACTCACTTGCCCAAGAGAACCGACAACGAGATTAAGAACTACTGGAACACACATCTCAGTAAAAGACTAACTAAAATGGGCATCGATCCCATGACGCACAAGCCCAAAATGGATGGCCTCGGCACCGGAAGTGGGGACTCCAAAGACGCAGCAAATTTAAGACACATGGCTCAGTGGGAGAACGCACGGCTCGAAGCCGAGGCCAGACTGGTAAGGGAGTCCAAGCTGCTTGTGTCCAACCCTATTCAACAGCAGGTCATGATCTCCTCTGCTCCTGCTCAGAACATCAACAAAACCCTCACTCAACCCGCACTGCCGCCATGCCTTGACGTGCTCAAAGCATGGCAAGTACTGCAAGGGTTATGGTCAAAGTCAACCGGAGCGGGCATATTCCCAGTCGCTGGAGATCACGACCTCGAATCTCCGACATTCACGGTGAACGCATTCCCCATCCAAAGTACTGTTGCACTCACTGAAAACCAAGTGGCCGCAGCACTTGATTTCGCCGCCAATAGCTCGGTTACATGCGGGGTTGGGATTATCAAAGAAGCCTGTCAAATGCAAGGAGAACTCAAAGAAAGATGGGATAACACAATGTCATTGCAGGAAATGACGTATACCACGGAAAGTGCATGGCTTGCGGCTTCCTTTAGGGCTATGAGTGAAAACACGCCTCCCTCAAATATCGTGGAAGCTGGTTTCACTGATATCTTGGCCTACAACGGTGACGACAAGAACTTATTGTTGGCCGGAGACAAGATTATGGAAAATGGAGATAAAACCTGCAGCGGCAACTTTGAGGAGAATATTAATCATTACTGGAATAGCATACTCAATCTAGTGAATAATCCTTCGTCGTCGACTGGTTCtccttgtttttaa